The following DNA comes from Pseudomonas triticicola.
GTAGCACCTACAAGCCAGTAATTTGTCGTCATTTTGTACTCGGATCTAGAGTTTGGGAGGAAATGTGACGTGTTTGGAGATTTTTATACTGAGACTTTTCTATCGGGAACGGAGGCTGAATTGTTGTCTGGTAATATATCAGTCCCCTTGGAGTGCTCTTCTTGTTTGCATAATCTTTAATGTGATGGGCGCGCTTCAGTTCACGCAAGTTAGCGCGTGAACGTTTTTTCATATACAACTCACTACGAATTGTTTTTACTTTACCGCAGAAGCAATCCGCGAAAGCTAAAAGCTAGCAAATAAATCAGAATGGAATATCTGTGTCGAAATTAACTGTACCTACTTTTTTATTTGCCTTGTGGAGCAGCTCCTCATTTTCAAGAAGATAATCTATCCCGTCGGCAGTTATTGAGAATGCATAATATTCAGATCCGTTATACTCTTCGTCGATAGCGATGCTCTTATCTAGAAAGCCTACTCTTTCTAGCTTAATCGCCGCTAAACTCAGTATCCCTTGCTCAACACCTTTCAGGTCGTTGAATGTACTCCATACAGATACGCCATTCGGTGAGCTGGCATAACTTTCAAGAACTTTTGCCAAAAGGCGATGTTCCACGTCACCCAGTTTATAATTGTATCCAGCCTTTCTGCGCGGCTTTTTCTGAATATTTAGATCTTGTGAAAGCAAGCTTAAATTTGCAACTTCCTTCTTGATTAGTACGCACGGGTGATTTACAGCGGCCTCCAAATTTCCATCAGACCTTTCGCCATTGTAATCCGCCGGTGTAAGCCCCAAAAGATCAGTCGGGAAATGCAACTCGGTGTCTCTAGGTTTAACGATGAAGCATCTCTCTTTACCTAGCGTACCGACAAATAGGCCAAGTTCAAAAAGCACATTATCTCGTACGATGTGCTTTTTTTGGTCTCTGATTTCTGCGATATCATCTGGTGTAAAAATGAAAATTGCGAAATCCACGGATTCCGCCATTTTTACCAGAGAGTCAATAGTGTTCTGAGAAAGGTTAAAACCATGCTTCCAAACCGTTACCTCTGCCTGATGATCTAGGTTTACGTTGAACGCATCAGCCACATCCAAGCTCTCTACTGCTGAAGCTATAAATATTCTTGGCTTTCTCATATGACTTCCTTAAAAACTCGACCTAGGCTGACCGCAAATTTTGAGCTAACCAGCAGAAAAAAGCGCAGCTTTAGGGCGTCCAGTGAGCGATTTTTATCCGCATTGTCACACGTTGACCTTGCCAAGAATAAACGCAAGCGCTCCATGAAGTATACATACCGCTAGGTGGGGACCTGGTTTACGCATGGCCTCCACCCTTGACGCTTCGAGCGACCTGGCTAACCAGATTTTTATCAGGCCTTTTAAGTCGAATCCGGTCGATACAGACTACGCACCTCGGCTAGCAATTCGCCGGCCTAAGTGCAGCGCC
Coding sequences within:
- a CDS encoding TIR domain-containing protein, whose amino-acid sequence is MRKPRIFIASAVESLDVADAFNVNLDHQAEVTVWKHGFNLSQNTIDSLVKMAESVDFAIFIFTPDDIAEIRDQKKHIVRDNVLFELGLFVGTLGKERCFIVKPRDTELHFPTDLLGLTPADYNGERSDGNLEAAVNHPCVLIKKEVANLSLLSQDLNIQKKPRRKAGYNYKLGDVEHRLLAKVLESYASSPNGVSVWSTFNDLKGVEQGILSLAAIKLERVGFLDKSIAIDEEYNGSEYYAFSITADGIDYLLENEELLHKANKKVGTVNFDTDIPF